A genomic segment from Brienomyrus brachyistius isolate T26 chromosome 9, BBRACH_0.4, whole genome shotgun sequence encodes:
- the nop2 gene encoding probable 28S rRNA (cytosine(4447)-C(5))-methyltransferase — protein sequence MGRKLDPTNKVKRGPGRKARKQKGAETEVAKFLVDEEREPKRLSSRGRRRALKRAKVSQKPKETVEKLAEKGFTDENSVWLKPAKRKRSVDDNGDDSDSQWEEEENEESGQEAGDGFDKAGQSDDDDDDEEMVDDYGAMDDGEKDEDGSDGEELLPIERAAKKQKKLEEAMEQESDEEREESGSEGEDEDDTVQANFDEMDRFKLPGAEQREKEEAMPIDLQSIHQRIKDNVDVLSDFADKREEGKERAEYLSLLKKDLCTYYSYNWFLIEKLLDIFPLSELIDFLEANEIQRPVTIRTNTLKTRRRDLAQALINRGVNLDPIGKWSKVGLVIFDSSVPIGATPEYLAGHYMLQGASSFLPVMALSPQEGESVLDMSCAPGGKTTYMAQLMRNTGIIVANDANADRLKSVMGNLHRLGVTNTIICNYDGRQFPKVMGGFDRVLLDAPCSGTGVISKDPAVKTSKDEADIQRSAHLQKELILSAIDSLNADSPSGGYLVYCTCSITVEENEWVVDYALKKRNVKLVPTGLDFGKEGFTRFKERRFHPSLRLSRRFYPHSHNMDGFFVAKLKKFSNTIPVKPVNKTAEADNEPIGTETPAPSNETPRKSPAKTKAKKQPISKPDTEKKKETNWSTEKDIREKPTRVLKKRKMEGTTQHKTVAVEGNAAKKEGVGEKKKGSKFEKKDDQKRKRLMKKKTRMGKNKFRKLQRLL from the exons ATGGGCAGAAAATTGGATCCCACCAATAAGGTGAAGCGAGGGCCGGGTCGGAAGGCCAGGAAGCAGAAGGGGGCAGAGACTGAGGTCGCAAAGTTCTTAGTAGATG AGGAGAGAGAGCCTAAGCGATTGTCCAGCCGAGGCAGAAGACG TGCTTTAAAGAGAGCAAAGGTTTCTCAGAAGCCGAAAGAGACTGTGGAGAAGCTTGCAGAGAAAG GGTTTACCGATGAAAACAGCGTGTGGTTGAAACCAGCGAAGAGGAAGCGTTCTGTTGATGACAACGGAGATGACAGCGACAGCCAgtgggaagaggaggagaacgaGGAGTCAGGACAGGAAGCTGGAGATGGTTTTGATAAAGCAGGGCagagtgatgatgatgatgatgatgaagaaatGGTTGATGACTATGGTGCTATGGATGACGGCGAGAAAGATGAAGATGGGAGCGATGGAGAAGAG CTGCTCCCCATCGAGCGTGCCGCAAAGAAGCAGAAGAAACTGGAAGAAGCCATGGAACAGGAGAGCGATGAGGAGCGAGAGGAGAGTGGGAGTGAGGGGGAGGATGAAGATGACACTGTCCAGGCCAACTTCGATGAGATGGACAGATTCAAGCTGCCTGGAGCTGAGCAGCGGGAAAAAGAGG AAGCCATGCCCATAGATCTGCAGAGCATCCATCAGCGCATAAAGGACAACGTTGATGTCCTCTCCGACTTTGCAGACAAAAGGGAAGAGGGGAAGGAGAGGGCGGAGTATCTCTCTCTTTTGAAGAAGGACCTTTGCACATATTACAGCTACAATTGGTTTCTTATAGAGAAGCTCCTTGACATTTTCCCATtgtctgag TTGATTGATTTCCTGGAGGCCAATGAGATCCAGCGACCTGTCACAATTCGGACCAATACCCTCAAGACGAGGAGGCGGGATTTGGCTCAG GCTCTGATCAACAGAGGTGTGAATTTAGATCCAATAGGGAAGTGGTCTAAGGTGGGCCTGGTCATCTTTGACTCCTCAGTACCTATAG GTGCCACCCCAGAATACCTTGCTGGTCATTACATGCTACAAGGTGCTTCTAGTTTTTTGCCTGTCATGGCACTTTCCCCCCAGGAGGGGGAGTCCGTGCTAGACATGAGCTGTGCCCCTGGAGGAAAAACCACATATATGG CCCAGCTTATGAGGAACACGGGCATAATTGTGGCAAATGATGCCAACGCAGACAGATTGAAGAGCGTCATGGGAAACCTCCATCGTCTGGGCGTCACCAACACAATCATCTGCAACTACGATGGCCGACAGTTCCCTAAA GTGATGGGTGGGTTCGATCGGGTGCTGCTGGATGCCCCCTGCTCTGGCACTGGAGTCATTTCCAAAGATCCAGCTGTGAAGACCAGTAAG GATGAAGCTGATATCCAGCGATCTGCTCACCTGCAGAAAGAACTAATACTGTCCGCCATCGATTCCCTCAATGCAGACTCTCCGTCGGGGGGTTATCTAGTCTATTGTACCTGCTCGATTACG GTGGAGGAGAATGAATGGGTGGTGGATTATGCACTGAAGAAGAGGAACGTGAAGCTGGTGCCCACTGGCCTGGACTTTGGGAAAGAAGGATTCACCAG GTTTAAAGAGCGCAGGTTTCATCCTTCCCTCCGTCTTTCACGCCGATTTTACCCTCATTCGCACAACATGGATGGTTTCTTTGTGGCAAAACTGAAGAAATTCTCCAACACTATTCCAGTGAAGCCTGTTAACAAAACTGCAG AGGCTGACAACGAGCCCATTGGCACAGAAACGCCTGCCCCTTCGAATGAGACTCCCAGAAAGTCACCTGCAAAGACCAAGGCCAAAAAGCAGCCAATAAGCAAGCCCGATACTGAAAAGAAAAAGGAGACCAATTGGAGCACGGAAAAAGACATCCGGGAAAAACCAACACGTGTCTTgaa